CGACGATCACCTTCGCGGACTGCCCGCAGCTCGACGTGATCTGCGTCCCCGGCGGATACGGCACCGACGACCTCGTGGGCGACGACGACACGCTGGACTTCCTGCGCCGGCAGGCGGAAGGCGCGCGCTATGTGACCTCGGTGTGCACCGGTTCGCTGGTGCTCGGCGCGGCGGGACTGCTGCGCGGCTATCGCGCCACGACGCATTGGTCGGCGATCGACGACCTTGCGGCGTTCGGCGCCATCCCCGACCGCAGCCGCGTCTGCATCGACCGCAACCGCATCACCGGCGGCGGCGTCACCGCCGGCATCGATTTCGCGCTGACGCTGGTCGAACTGCTGGCCGATCGCACAACCGCGCAGGCGATCCAACTGACGCTGGAGTACAACCCGGCGCCGCCGTTCAATGCCGGCTCGCCCGAGACCGCGCCGGAGCCGGTGGTAGCGATGCTGAAAGAGCGGCTGCAGGGTGCGCGGCAGCGCCGCAGCGAGTCGGTCGCGCGCGCCGCGGCGCGGTTGCAGGCCGAAACAGAAACGGCGGCCTGAGCCGCCGCGGAAACAGGTCGAGACGTCCTCGGCCAGTTGCCGGACGTCAGCTGCCCGGCGTCCAGGGCTGATAGTCGCCGGTCGCCTTCGGCCGGCGGCCAGCCGCCAGCGTCGAGCCGGACGGGCGATACGCCAGCGGCGTGCCGGTCAGGTTGGGCTGATGCGGCTTCTGCCACTCGCGCGGCTGATAGGTCTCTTCTGTCGGCGGCACGTCGACGATGTGATGCAGCCAGCCGTGCCATTCCGGCGGAACGCGCGTGGCCTCGGCGAGGCCATTGTAAAGCACCCAGCGCCGTTCGAAGCCGAGCGTCGGATCGATCTTGCCGCCCTTGGTGCGGAAGTATCGGTTTCCGCCCTCATCGGTGCCGACCAGTTCGCCGAACCGCCAAGTCCACACTTGGGTGCCGAACGTGAAACCGTTCCACCAGGTAAAAATCCGCAGCAAAAACAGTTTCATGAGGATCATCCATCCGATAGCGGCAGGCTCCCCTGATGCCACCGGCGACGGCGAAAGTCCAGCCGTTGCGAGTGGATGCCAACATCGGGATTCACCTGTTCCGCAAAATGAACGCAATCCGTTCATCAGCGATACAACCGCAATCTGGGAGGCTCGTCTGAAAAGCCGGAACGACGCCAGTTCGAGCGTGTTGTGTCGGGGAAGGTTTCATTCGATTTCCCACTGATGGAGTCCAAGATGTTGAATCTCAAGACATTGACCGCCGTGGCCGCGCTCGCGATGGCGATGCCTCTGGCGTCCGCTGAACTCAGCTTCGCCCAAGGCAGCATCGGTGGCGGCGGTGCCGCCGGCGGGGGTGGCGGCGGCGGCGGGGGTGGCGGCGGACCCGCGATCGGCGGCGGCGGCGCCGGCAGCATTGGTGGCGGTGGCAGCATCGGCCGCGGTGGCGGCGGTGGCGGTGGACCCGCGATCGGCGGCGGTGGATCGCGCGGTCCGGGATTCGCCGGCGGCGGCGGACCTCGCCCCGGCTTCCAGGGTGGTGGGCCTCGTCCCGGCTACCACGGCGGCGGCCCGCGTGGCCCGCGGTTTTCGGGCGGCGGCTATCGCGGCGGATATTACGGCGGTTATTGGCCGGGAGCCTATGCGGGCGCCTTCGTCGGCGGCCTCGGCTCGTCCTATTACTACAATGATCCCTATGGCTACGGTTACTACGACGAACCCTCTGTGGTCGTCGTACCGGGCGAGGATCGCGACGACGCCTATTGCTCGCGGCGCTTCAAGTCCTACGATCCGGCCTCGGGCACCTATCTGGGCTATGACGGCAAGCGTCATCCCTGCCCGTAATCACCGGCTGCAATGAAGCTGCTCGAACGGCGCCCATCCGGGCGCCGTTTCTGCTTGGCTCAGGATCGCAAGGCCAGCGCAACGCCGGCCAGAGTCACCGTCAGCGCGATCACTTCGCGCAGCCCGAGCGGCTCGTGCAGCATCGCCGCCGCCGCCAACACGCCGACCACCGGCACCAGCAGCGTGCCGATCGAGGCCGTCGCCGCCGGCAAGCGCTCGAGCGCCACGAACCAGCAGACGTAGCAGACGCAGAACTGCACCAGCGTCATGTAGACCATCGACGCCCAGCCGATCGTCGACAGAGCCGCGAAATGCGGATCCTCGAGCGCGAGCCCGGCAACCGCCACGGGGATGCAGCCCAGCCCGATCTGCCAGGCCGCGAGCGACAAAGGCGGCAGCGCCAGAGGGAAGTGTTTCGTCAGCACGGTGCCGGATGCGACGCAGATGGCGCCGGCGAGCGCGAACAGGATGCCGGGCAGCTTGTCGAGACTGGCGTCGAAGCCACCGCCGCCGATCAGCACCGTGATGCCGCCGAGCGAGATCAGCAAGGTGACCGCGCGAACCGCCGAGGGCCGCTCGCCGAGCACCGGCCACGCCAGCAACACGACCCACAACGGAATCGAAATGCCGAGCACCGCCGCGTCACTTGCCCGCAGCCACAACAGCGCCAGCCCCATGCACGCGACCCATCCGCCGATCGTCAGCAGCGACACCAGGACAAGTCGCGACCATAGGCCACGCGGCACCGTGATCGTCTGCCCGCGCCAGACCGCGATCGCCCCCAGCGCGATGGCGCCGATGATCCCCGACAGGCCGCGCGAGGACAGCGGCGGCAGTTCGGTCAGCAGGTGCTTCATGATCGGGAAATTCAGGCCCCAGCCGATCGAGGCCACGCCGAGACACGCCAGCCCGAGCGGCGACATGCGGCCGCGCGAAGCGTCTTGAACCGTCGTCATCTAGGCGTTGCCCCCGACTGTGCTTTTCACGCCACGATGACTGAAAACCAATGGCGCGGCCACCGGGAAAGTGGCCCGGAGCAAGGCGGGCTATTCGTCGCGGCATCGGGCGGATCATGTCGCAGGCCCGACTTTGCCCTGTTTTTGCCGCTGTATTCGGGTGCAAGCGGCGGGAAGCGTACGTTCCTGGACGCCGGACTGCCTTCACTTGTCTGGCCGATGCTGACAGAATCGCACGAATCGCCCGCTCACCGGGGACCACAGCGATTGCATAGCAACCGATCCATCCGACGCATCCCCCACCTCGCCGCCCTGTTGCGTGCGTCGACGGCGACGCTGGCGTTGAGCATCGGACTCAGCGGGTTTTCGATCGAGGCCCAGGCCGCTTCCAAGAAAGTCCCGCTGCCGAAGCCGCGACCGATCTCGCGCAGCATCGTGCCGAAGACCGCCCCCGCGACTGTCGCCTCCATTCCCAAGCCCTCGGCGCCGCTCGCGATCGCCGCGCCCACCGCGCCGGCGATCGATGCCGCGCGTCCGCATGCGGCGCCCCCGATGGTGACTCGCAAGCCGGCCACGCGGTCGGCAGTGGCGGCCACGGCGCAGACATCGCAGGCCGACGCCAACGCGCTCGAAAACGTCATCGAGCAGGTCCGCAAGCGCAAGGCCGCCGATGCGACGCAGATCGCGGACACGATGTCCGATCCGCTGGCGCGCAAGCTCGCCGAATGGATCATCCTGCGCGCGGAATACAACGGCGCCAGCGTCGAGCGCTATCGCGCCTTCGTGCGCGCCAATCCGAGCTGGCCGTCGCAGACATTCTTCCGCCGCCGCGCCGAAGCCGCGCTGTGGGACGACAACCGCAACGACGACGCGGTGCTGGCCTATTTCGACAACGAGAGACCCCTGTCTGCAAAGGGCAAGCTGGCGCTGGCGCGTGCGATGCTGGCGCGCGGCGACCGTCGCACGGCGGAGCAGCTCGTGCGCGACGCCTGGCGCAACGATTCGATGTCGGCTGCGCTCGAAACCTCCGCGATCGAGATGTTCGGCGCGCTGCTCACACCGGGTGATCACAAGGCGCGGATGGACGCGTTCCTTTACGGCAACGACAATGATCCCGGACTACGCGCCGCGAAACGGCTGGGTGCCGCGCAGTTCGCGCTGGCGCGAGCCCGCCTCGCGGTCGACAACAAGTCCGGACAGGGCAAGGCTTTGCTCGAT
The DNA window shown above is from Rhodopseudomonas palustris HaA2 and carries:
- a CDS encoding DJ-1/PfpI family protein — encoded protein: MAQLQIGLLLFPNLTQLDLTGPLQVLSRIPGATVHLISKTMAPVPSDAVLLLPPTITFADCPQLDVICVPGGYGTDDLVGDDDTLDFLRRQAEGARYVTSVCTGSLVLGAAGLLRGYRATTHWSAIDDLAAFGAIPDRSRVCIDRNRITGGGVTAGIDFALTLVELLADRTTAQAIQLTLEYNPAPPFNAGSPETAPEPVVAMLKERLQGARQRRSESVARAAARLQAETETAA
- a CDS encoding NADH:ubiquinone oxidoreductase subunit NDUFA12, giving the protein MKLFLLRIFTWWNGFTFGTQVWTWRFGELVGTDEGGNRYFRTKGGKIDPTLGFERRWVLYNGLAEATRVPPEWHGWLHHIVDVPPTEETYQPREWQKPHQPNLTGTPLAYRPSGSTLAAGRRPKATGDYQPWTPGS
- a CDS encoding BA14K family protein, with amino-acid sequence MLNLKTLTAVAALAMAMPLASAELSFAQGSIGGGGAAGGGGGGGGGGGGPAIGGGGAGSIGGGGSIGRGGGGGGGPAIGGGGSRGPGFAGGGGPRPGFQGGGPRPGYHGGGPRGPRFSGGGYRGGYYGGYWPGAYAGAFVGGLGSSYYYNDPYGYGYYDEPSVVVVPGEDRDDAYCSRRFKSYDPASGTYLGYDGKRHPCP
- a CDS encoding DMT family transporter — protein: MTTVQDASRGRMSPLGLACLGVASIGWGLNFPIMKHLLTELPPLSSRGLSGIIGAIALGAIAVWRGQTITVPRGLWSRLVLVSLLTIGGWVACMGLALLWLRASDAAVLGISIPLWVVLLAWPVLGERPSAVRAVTLLISLGGITVLIGGGGFDASLDKLPGILFALAGAICVASGTVLTKHFPLALPPLSLAAWQIGLGCIPVAVAGLALEDPHFAALSTIGWASMVYMTLVQFCVCYVCWFVALERLPAATASIGTLLVPVVGVLAAAAMLHEPLGLREVIALTVTLAGVALALRS